The following proteins come from a genomic window of Sorghum bicolor cultivar BTx623 chromosome 3, Sorghum_bicolor_NCBIv3, whole genome shotgun sequence:
- the LOC8075454 gene encoding bZIP transcription factor 44: MMASPGMVSMSTVTTSPTTPSTGSEGRQPEPDPLQAAATAERKRKRKESNRLSAQRSRARKQRQLDDLTAQVAALRARNGAMDAAARDAARRCAAVQAENALLHARTMELSARLQSLTDLIECMEAGASSMYQQPLQQQLLPLVDTTLYNYYC, translated from the coding sequence ATGATGGCCTCTCCCGGCATGGTGTCTATGTCTACTGTGACCACGTCGCCGACGACGCCGTCGACCGGGTCCGAGGGGCGGCAGCCTGAGCCTGACCCGCTGCAGGCCGCGGCGACCGCGGAGAGGAAGCGCAAGCGCAAGGAGTCGAACCGGCTGTCCGCGCAGCGGTCCCGCGCGCGCAAGCAGCGGCAGCTGGACGACCTCACGGCGCAGGTGGCCGCGCTGCGCGCCCGGAACGGCGCCATGGACGCGGCCGCCCGCGACGCCGCGCGCCGCTGCGCCGCCGTGCAGGCCGAGAACGCGCTGCTGCATGCCCGGACCATGGAGCTCAGCGCGCGCCTCCAGTCACTCACCGACCTCATCGAGTGCATGGAAGCAGGCGCCAGCAGCATGTACCAGCAGCccctgcagcagcagctgctgcctcTGGTCGACACCACcctctacaactactactgctag